A section of the Solitalea canadensis DSM 3403 genome encodes:
- a CDS encoding MarR family winged helix-turn-helix transcriptional regulator: MKELDTIDYYLKISWQSIANKYNQIAAEYGITHAFGYLLMNVAKEGTTVSQLAGLLGQKATSLSRLLNSMEEMGMIYRETDIHDKRLVKIFLTPLGIEKRKVASGVVKKFNEYLAENLTESEKMVCIEALQKINRLAQDYQPEED, translated from the coding sequence TTGAAAGAGCTCGATACAATTGATTACTATCTGAAAATCAGTTGGCAAAGCATAGCCAATAAGTACAACCAGATAGCAGCTGAATACGGTATTACCCATGCTTTTGGTTATTTGCTAATGAATGTTGCTAAAGAGGGAACAACAGTTTCTCAATTGGCTGGTTTATTAGGTCAAAAAGCAACCAGTTTGTCTCGTCTGTTAAACAGTATGGAAGAAATGGGAATGATCTATCGCGAAACTGATATCCATGATAAGCGCTTAGTGAAGATTTTTTTAACACCGTTAGGTATTGAAAAGAGAAAGGTCGCCAGCGGAGTTGTAAAAAAATTTAACGAATACCTGGCCGAAAACCTCACCGAATCGGAAAAAATGGTTTGCATTGAGGCTTTACAAAAAATAAACAGGTTAGCCCAAGACTATCAACCTGAAGAAGATTAG
- the ggt gene encoding gamma-glutamyltransferase, whose product MHIFYTSNKILYAFFLFITVLQTSSCVKGQLGENVDGEYHNGMVVTAHPVASKVGLEILKKGGNAVDAAVAVQFALAVVYPNAGNIGGGGFMVYRAADGATDALDFRETAPANASKDMYLDAQGNVISDLSIYGHLSAGVPGTVDGMVQAHKKYGKLKWADLVTPAIELAKNGFKITAMQAREMNKHKSDFVKYNHPSNTYLIKNEEWKADDILKQEDLATTLELIRDKGRAGFYEGTTADNIVGEMQYGKGLINKDDLRNYKAVWRRPLEGGYRGYKVISMPPPSSGGVCLLQLLKMVEPYDVKNAGWNTERSVQIMTEAERRVYADRSAYLGDPDYFPVPVKMLLDPVYLNKRMNDFSFEKATPSSKIKPGEFGPVAPVFNTKESEQTTHFSIVDIEGNAVSITTTLNNSYGSHVFVQGSGFLLNDEMDDFSAKPGVPNLYGVTGGEANAIQPGKRMLSSMTPTIVEYKGKLFMVVGTPGGSTIITTVFQTIVNVIDHDMSMQDAVDAGRVHFQWFPDTIQYEKKAIDSVVVEKLKTKGYNFKVRTAIGRTDAILKTRWGYYTSGADKRGDDAALGW is encoded by the coding sequence ATGCACATTTTTTACACATCTAATAAAATTTTATACGCTTTCTTTTTATTCATTACGGTTCTTCAAACGTCTTCTTGTGTAAAAGGTCAGTTAGGCGAAAATGTTGATGGTGAATACCATAATGGTATGGTGGTAACAGCGCATCCAGTGGCTTCCAAAGTTGGTCTTGAAATTTTGAAGAAAGGTGGCAATGCTGTAGATGCGGCAGTTGCGGTACAGTTTGCGCTAGCTGTTGTTTACCCAAATGCCGGTAATATTGGTGGTGGTGGATTTATGGTTTATCGTGCTGCTGATGGAGCTACTGATGCTCTTGATTTTCGCGAAACAGCTCCGGCTAACGCAAGTAAAGATATGTACCTTGATGCGCAAGGTAATGTTATTTCGGATTTAAGCATTTATGGACATTTGTCAGCCGGTGTGCCGGGTACAGTTGATGGAATGGTACAGGCACATAAAAAATATGGTAAGTTAAAGTGGGCCGATTTAGTTACTCCGGCAATAGAGTTAGCAAAAAATGGATTTAAAATCACAGCTATGCAGGCTCGTGAGATGAATAAGCATAAATCGGATTTTGTTAAATATAATCACCCTTCAAATACGTACCTGATTAAGAATGAAGAGTGGAAAGCAGATGATATCCTAAAACAGGAAGATTTAGCAACAACGCTTGAACTGATCAGAGATAAAGGTAGAGCTGGTTTTTACGAAGGAACGACTGCAGATAATATCGTTGGTGAGATGCAGTATGGTAAAGGTTTGATTAATAAAGATGACCTTAGAAATTATAAAGCCGTTTGGCGCAGACCGTTGGAAGGGGGATATCGTGGATATAAAGTAATCTCTATGCCTCCTCCATCGAGCGGAGGTGTGTGTTTATTGCAACTGTTAAAGATGGTGGAGCCCTACGATGTAAAAAATGCCGGATGGAATACCGAAAGAAGCGTCCAAATAATGACAGAGGCCGAACGTAGGGTATATGCTGATCGTTCTGCCTATTTGGGAGATCCAGATTATTTTCCTGTGCCTGTTAAAATGTTATTGGATCCGGTTTACCTGAATAAACGAATGAATGATTTCTCATTTGAAAAGGCTACTCCAAGCAGTAAAATAAAACCAGGAGAGTTTGGTCCGGTAGCTCCTGTATTTAATACGAAAGAAAGTGAGCAAACCACCCATTTTTCAATTGTTGATATTGAAGGAAATGCTGTGTCCATTACAACTACTCTTAATAACAGCTATGGTTCTCATGTATTCGTACAGGGTTCTGGCTTCTTATTAAATGATGAAATGGATGATTTTAGTGCAAAACCTGGAGTGCCTAATTTATACGGTGTAACAGGGGGAGAAGCAAATGCAATTCAGCCAGGTAAGCGGATGCTCAGTTCAATGACTCCCACTATTGTTGAGTATAAGGGGAAATTATTTATGGTTGTAGGAACTCCGGGAGGTTCTACTATTATCACAACAGTTTTCCAAACAATTGTAAATGTAATAGATCATGATATGAGTATGCAGGATGCTGTGGATGCCGGTCGAGTGCACTTTCAGTGGTTCCCTGATACTATTCAATATGAAAAAAAGGCGATCGACAGTGTGGTGGTTGAAAAATTGAAAACCAAAGGATATAATTTTAAAGTGAGAACTGCAATCGGACGGACGGATGCAATTTTAAAAACTCGTTGGGGTTATTACACTTCAGGTGCAGATAAAAGAGGAGATGATGCTGCTCTTGGTTGGTAG
- a CDS encoding AMP-dependent synthetase/ligase: MKQVNTIVDLLNSLPEIYKGREVVAGKKNGVWVKYSAEEFRENVDLLSLGLLQLGIDKHDRVGNMSANRPEWNFVDFAILQIDATHVPLYPTLAENDLKFILNDAEVKVLFVATKELYEKVQRIQHEVPSLTAIYTYDDVDGALSWEAVKDMGRKGDRSSLKEWNDKVTPDDLLTLIYTSGTTGNPKGVMLTHSNLVSNVVSCNKICPQGTHKALSFLPLSHIFERMIVYMYLSIGVSVYYAESMDTIVVNLGEVKPDCFSTVPRLLEKVYDRIVAKGKELTGIKKKLFFWALDLGLNYEHDDKNGWWYNTQLKLARKLIFSKWQAALGGNVKVIVSGGAALQERLARVFFGAGIPVVEGYGLTETSPVIAVNTLQSGGKHFGTVGKVIDGVEVKIAEDGEILCKGPNVMKGYYKRPELTAEAITDGWFHTGDIGVLVDEKYLKITDRKKEMFKTAGGKYIAPQLIENKFKESIFIEQIMVMGENQRFPSAFIVPAFTVLKEWCERHHINYTSNEEMVNHHEVIAKYQQEVDKYNEDFGKWERIKKFIVLPKEWSIDGGEMTPKLSLKRKVILEKNKSLVEQIYSRDEEVAI; encoded by the coding sequence ATGAAGCAAGTGAACACCATTGTCGACCTGCTCAATTCTTTGCCTGAAATATATAAGGGCAGAGAGGTCGTTGCCGGGAAAAAAAACGGAGTTTGGGTTAAGTATTCTGCTGAAGAATTCAGAGAGAATGTAGACCTGTTGAGCCTCGGATTGTTACAATTAGGAATTGACAAGCACGATCGTGTGGGTAACATGTCGGCTAATCGTCCCGAATGGAATTTTGTAGATTTTGCGATTTTGCAAATTGATGCCACGCATGTTCCGCTTTATCCAACACTTGCAGAAAACGATCTGAAATTCATTTTAAATGATGCAGAGGTAAAGGTATTATTTGTTGCTACCAAAGAATTATATGAAAAGGTTCAACGAATTCAGCATGAGGTTCCTTCATTAACAGCGATCTATACCTATGATGATGTTGACGGAGCCCTCTCATGGGAAGCTGTTAAAGACATGGGGCGAAAAGGGGATCGATCTTCATTGAAAGAATGGAATGATAAAGTTACCCCGGATGATCTTTTAACCTTAATTTATACATCGGGCACTACCGGAAATCCTAAGGGTGTTATGTTAACGCACAGCAACCTGGTTAGCAATGTGGTTTCCTGTAATAAAATTTGTCCGCAAGGAACCCACAAGGCATTAAGCTTCTTGCCTTTGTCGCACATATTTGAGCGAATGATCGTTTACATGTATTTATCAATAGGTGTTTCGGTTTATTATGCTGAAAGCATGGATACTATTGTGGTTAACCTTGGTGAGGTAAAACCGGATTGTTTCTCAACAGTTCCTCGTTTGCTCGAAAAAGTTTACGATCGTATCGTTGCAAAAGGTAAAGAGCTAACAGGCATTAAAAAGAAACTATTCTTCTGGGCCCTTGACCTTGGGTTGAACTATGAGCACGACGACAAAAATGGCTGGTGGTATAATACTCAGCTGAAACTTGCTCGTAAACTCATCTTTTCTAAATGGCAGGCGGCATTAGGAGGCAATGTAAAAGTTATTGTTTCGGGAGGTGCGGCACTTCAGGAGCGTTTGGCAAGAGTTTTTTTTGGAGCCGGTATTCCTGTTGTAGAAGGATATGGGTTAACCGAAACCTCGCCGGTTATTGCTGTTAATACACTGCAGTCGGGAGGTAAACACTTTGGTACTGTTGGTAAAGTGATTGATGGGGTAGAGGTTAAAATTGCTGAAGATGGCGAGATCTTATGTAAGGGTCCGAATGTAATGAAAGGCTATTATAAACGTCCGGAACTAACGGCCGAGGCCATTACAGATGGATGGTTCCATACTGGTGATATCGGAGTGTTGGTAGATGAAAAATACCTTAAAATTACCGATCGTAAAAAAGAAATGTTTAAAACTGCCGGAGGTAAATACATCGCTCCTCAGTTAATTGAAAATAAGTTCAAGGAATCCATTTTTATTGAACAAATAATGGTGATGGGTGAAAATCAGCGTTTCCCTTCGGCCTTTATCGTTCCTGCTTTCACAGTGTTGAAAGAGTGGTGCGAGCGTCATCATATTAATTATACGTCAAATGAGGAAATGGTTAATCATCATGAGGTGATTGCTAAGTATCAGCAAGAAGTAGATAAATACAATGAAGATTTTGGCAAATGGGAAAGGATTAAAAAATTCATCGTATTGCCAAAAGAATGGTCGATTGACGGTGGTGAAATGACACCAAAATTAAGCCTGAAACGAAAAGTGATCTTGGAGAAAAATAAAAGTTTAGTTGAACAGATTTACTCTCGTGATGAAGAAGTAGCTATATAA
- a CDS encoding AMP-dependent synthetase/ligase encodes MDINTIIDLFDSIKQRFINKPVVSAKENGKWRGYSADEFTDNVNRLSSGLINLGIQKDDKIANMAFNRPEWNFVDYSIIQTNAIHIPLYPTLADHDIKFILNDAEVKVIFVSGKELYDKINSLRSELPLLKEIYVYDDVPGAKSWKELLVGQDEINWDEINKRKSTVSESDILTIIYTSGTTGTPKGVMLTHKNIVSNLKALREYIPQEVERALSFLPLSHVFERVANYLCLDIGISIYYAESIDAISSNLAEVKPHFFTTVPRLLEKIYDKITIKGSELTGIKKALFYWALNLGLRYELNGANGWWYEMQLKLANKLIFSKWREALGGNVKLIVSGGAALQPRLAKVFMSAQITTLEGYGLTETSPVIAANHFDTRRYKFNTVGRPIGGVDVRIAEDGELLCKGPNIFAGYYKRPDLTEKLIDSDGWFHTEDIAEMDSDGFLRITDRKKEMFKTAGGKYVAPQAIENKFKESLLIEQVLVIGENQRFPAALIVPNFDNLREWCSRHSIPYTTNAEMIRNDQVIAKFTSEAERYNDGFGKWEQVKKFELLPKEWTIEGGEMTPKLSLKRKVIVNNNLSLIEKIYAQVQ; translated from the coding sequence ATGGATATAAACACTATAATTGATTTATTTGACTCAATTAAGCAGCGATTTATAAATAAACCCGTAGTTTCTGCAAAGGAAAACGGTAAGTGGCGAGGGTATTCAGCTGATGAATTTACAGATAATGTTAACCGATTAAGTTCTGGACTAATCAATCTGGGGATTCAAAAGGATGATAAAATTGCCAATATGGCCTTTAATCGACCAGAATGGAACTTTGTTGATTATTCGATTATACAAACAAACGCCATTCATATTCCGCTTTATCCCACATTAGCTGATCATGATATAAAGTTCATCTTAAATGATGCCGAAGTAAAAGTGATTTTTGTTTCAGGAAAAGAGCTTTATGATAAGATCAATAGCTTACGTTCGGAATTACCATTATTAAAAGAAATCTACGTTTATGACGACGTTCCGGGTGCAAAATCATGGAAAGAGCTTCTTGTTGGTCAGGATGAAATAAACTGGGATGAGATTAATAAACGCAAATCAACGGTTAGTGAATCAGATATATTAACCATCATCTATACATCTGGAACTACGGGAACACCTAAGGGTGTAATGCTTACACATAAAAATATCGTCAGCAATTTAAAGGCTTTGCGAGAATACATTCCACAGGAAGTTGAACGCGCTTTAAGCTTTTTACCGCTTTCGCATGTATTTGAACGCGTAGCCAATTACCTATGCCTGGATATAGGAATCAGTATCTATTATGCCGAAAGTATTGATGCAATTTCTTCTAACCTGGCTGAAGTAAAACCACATTTCTTTACTACGGTTCCCCGCTTACTTGAAAAAATCTATGATAAAATAACGATCAAAGGTTCAGAGTTAACCGGGATTAAGAAAGCGTTATTTTATTGGGCGTTAAATCTCGGACTCAGATATGAACTGAATGGAGCTAACGGCTGGTGGTATGAGATGCAGTTGAAATTGGCAAATAAGCTGATTTTTAGCAAATGGCGTGAAGCTTTAGGTGGAAATGTAAAATTAATCGTATCCGGAGGAGCTGCCCTACAACCACGTTTGGCAAAAGTATTTATGTCGGCTCAGATAACTACTCTTGAGGGTTATGGATTAACAGAAACTTCACCGGTTATTGCAGCAAATCACTTTGATACCAGACGCTATAAATTTAACACCGTTGGCCGACCTATTGGTGGTGTTGATGTAAGAATAGCAGAAGACGGAGAATTACTTTGTAAAGGACCGAATATCTTTGCCGGATATTATAAACGTCCTGATCTTACCGAAAAGTTGATCGACTCCGACGGCTGGTTTCATACGGAAGATATCGCAGAAATGGATAGCGATGGTTTTTTACGCATTACCGATCGTAAGAAAGAAATGTTTAAGACAGCAGGAGGTAAATATGTTGCGCCTCAGGCAATTGAGAATAAATTTAAAGAATCATTATTGATCGAACAGGTTTTGGTTATTGGAGAAAATCAACGTTTCCCGGCAGCCTTAATCGTTCCCAATTTTGATAATTTAAGAGAATGGTGCTCGCGTCACAGCATTCCGTATACCACCAATGCAGAAATGATTCGTAATGATCAGGTGATAGCTAAGTTTACGAGTGAAGCCGAAAGATATAATGATGGCTTTGGAAAATGGGAGCAAGTCAAAAAGTTTGAATTACTTCCTAAAGAGTGGACGATTGAGGGAGGAGAAATGACCCCTAAATTAAGTTTGAAGCGAAAAGTTATTGTTAATAATAACTTATCCCTGATCGAAAAAATATACGCCCAGGTTCAATAA
- a CDS encoding NAD(P)H-dependent flavin oxidoreductase — protein sequence MKISNKMTKELGIEHPIIMAPMFLVSNEAMMRAAIESGIMGVFPSLNFRNDGELEKVLKNLNKYKSENSGYTGNYGVNLIVQRSNPLFEKHLKICGEQKVPFYITSLGNPKPVIDIAHSYGAKVYCDVTNIEHAAKCASLGCDGFIAVGQGAGGHAGPSPLHLLVPSLQHHFPDIPVIAAGGIANGEGILSALCLGAQGVSIGTRFINSTESTVSDAYKQGIIDAKMEDIVLTEKLSGTPCNIINTPYAKKIGYKQNWLEKLLSTNKTTKKYFKMLVQVKGMKKLEAAIHPNNYKTLWCAGQSVELINDVLPSKAITERLINELTEARKNLLLTLSGEEKAPILGEINQ from the coding sequence ATGAAAATAAGCAATAAAATGACCAAGGAACTTGGAATCGAGCATCCAATTATAATGGCACCTATGTTTTTGGTTTCCAATGAGGCCATGATGCGAGCTGCGATTGAAAGTGGAATAATGGGTGTTTTTCCAAGCTTAAATTTCCGAAATGATGGCGAACTGGAAAAAGTGCTAAAGAACTTGAATAAATACAAAAGTGAAAATAGTGGTTACACCGGAAACTATGGGGTTAACCTTATTGTTCAACGCTCAAATCCTTTATTTGAAAAGCATTTGAAAATTTGTGGAGAACAGAAAGTACCATTTTACATCACGTCTTTGGGAAACCCTAAACCTGTTATTGATATTGCTCATTCGTATGGAGCAAAGGTATATTGTGATGTTACCAATATTGAACATGCGGCTAAATGCGCCAGTTTAGGCTGTGACGGCTTTATCGCTGTTGGACAAGGAGCCGGTGGACACGCGGGACCAAGTCCTTTGCATCTGTTAGTCCCCTCTCTTCAACATCATTTCCCCGACATTCCCGTAATTGCAGCAGGAGGTATAGCAAATGGTGAAGGTATTCTTTCTGCATTATGTTTGGGGGCGCAGGGGGTATCAATTGGTACGCGTTTTATAAATTCAACAGAAAGCACAGTTAGTGATGCTTATAAACAAGGAATTATTGATGCCAAAATGGAGGATATTGTTCTAACAGAAAAACTCTCAGGAACTCCCTGTAACATCATTAACACGCCTTACGCTAAAAAAATAGGTTATAAGCAAAACTGGCTTGAAAAACTACTTTCAACCAATAAAACCACCAAGAAATACTTTAAAATGTTAGTGCAGGTAAAGGGCATGAAAAAACTAGAAGCTGCAATTCATCCAAATAATTATAAAACGCTTTGGTGTGCAGGACAATCAGTTGAATTGATCAACGATGTATTGCCATCAAAAGCTATTACCGAACGGTTGATAAATGAATTAACTGAAGCAAGAAAAAACCTATTGCTAACCCTATCCGGAGAAGAAAAAGCTCCCATCCTAGGCGAAATCAATCAATAA
- a CDS encoding PaaI family thioesterase, with the protein MKQLNNLINKAKGSPFNLWMLNQVLWRAIPFNSPHRFKITTVTDENVVITMPYIRRNLNHIKGLHACGLATLCEYTCGMQLMNVLGAANYRIIMKDLHMDYHFQGKTDVSVDFRFTPQDAAQINTELESTDAVFKTFKLPVFDSQKNHICTATVNWQIKKWDKVKTKI; encoded by the coding sequence ATGAAACAATTAAACAACCTTATCAATAAAGCTAAAGGCTCCCCTTTTAACCTTTGGATGCTCAATCAGGTATTATGGCGAGCAATTCCATTTAACAGTCCACATAGATTTAAAATAACAACTGTAACCGATGAAAATGTGGTAATAACGATGCCCTATATCCGTAGAAACCTGAATCATATTAAAGGGCTACATGCATGCGGACTGGCCACACTTTGTGAATATACTTGTGGCATGCAGTTAATGAATGTATTGGGAGCTGCCAATTATCGCATTATCATGAAGGATTTACACATGGATTATCACTTTCAGGGCAAAACTGACGTAAGTGTTGATTTTAGATTTACACCACAGGATGCTGCACAAATCAATACTGAATTAGAAAGCACTGATGCTGTTTTTAAAACATTTAAACTTCCTGTTTTTGATAGTCAAAAGAACCATATCTGTACAGCTACAGTAAACTGGCAGATTAAGAAATGGGATAAGGTAAAGACAAAGATTTAG
- a CDS encoding low molecular weight protein tyrosine phosphatase family protein, with amino-acid sequence MRSATAHTIFEEDNRFDVKSAGTSAHANNVLNDEMLKWADTIVVMEKSHRNFIQKNYREIYNSKKIICLYIKDEYDYMQPELIAILKERMDDILMKGLLS; translated from the coding sequence ATGAGAAGTGCAACTGCACACACAATTTTTGAAGAAGACAACAGGTTTGACGTTAAGTCTGCAGGTACTTCGGCACATGCAAACAATGTATTAAATGATGAGATGTTGAAATGGGCAGATACAATAGTTGTAATGGAAAAATCTCATAGGAATTTTATTCAAAAGAACTATCGCGAAATATATAATTCAAAAAAGATTATTTGCTTGTATATAAAAGATGAGTACGATTATATGCAACCTGAATTAATTGCAATTTTGAAAGAACGAATGGATGATATCTTAATGAAAGGGCTGTTATCATAA
- a CDS encoding CapA family protein produces the protein MENSAYSNHKPVTIGFAGDVMIGRSVNDKISTTGYSYPWGNVLPLFKSTDLNLINLEAPLTQHKTQQQKKMINLKADPNKIQTLIDARIDVVNLANDHILDFWEEGMLETIDLLNKSGIKHVGAGVTIQQAGLPVILSLNDISIGILGFTDNEPYWIAQDKPGTNYVEVGDIETIIRAVSAIRDRVDVIILSIHWGDKMTHKPIPDFVSFAHRIIDAGVDIIHGHGAHVFQGVEIYKNKLIMYDTGDLIDDFEAVPEYSNDRTFFFSCELNKTGIKKLKLTPLIIKDFQVNIAANGEYDSTLQHMQQLSADFGTRISSNGEIAIN, from the coding sequence ATGGAGAATTCTGCGTACTCAAACCACAAGCCTGTAACTATTGGATTTGCAGGTGATGTCATGATAGGAAGATCTGTGAATGATAAAATCTCGACAACAGGTTATTCTTATCCATGGGGCAATGTCTTGCCTCTATTTAAAAGTACAGATTTAAACCTTATTAACCTGGAAGCTCCCCTAACTCAACATAAAACTCAGCAGCAAAAAAAGATGATAAATCTAAAAGCTGACCCTAATAAGATTCAAACATTAATTGACGCAAGAATTGATGTGGTTAATTTAGCCAATGATCATATACTTGATTTTTGGGAGGAGGGCATGCTAGAGACAATAGACCTATTAAATAAGTCGGGGATAAAGCATGTTGGAGCCGGAGTTACCATACAGCAAGCGGGGCTACCCGTGATTCTTTCACTGAATGATATTTCCATTGGCATTTTAGGCTTTACCGATAATGAACCTTACTGGATTGCTCAGGACAAGCCCGGAACGAATTACGTTGAAGTTGGAGATATTGAAACCATTATAAGAGCTGTTTCTGCAATCAGAGACCGTGTTGATGTGATTATCTTAAGTATTCATTGGGGAGATAAAATGACACATAAACCAATACCTGATTTTGTTTCATTTGCTCATAGGATCATAGACGCAGGTGTGGATATTATTCATGGACATGGAGCCCATGTTTTTCAGGGTGTTGAAATTTATAAGAACAAACTGATTATGTACGATACTGGTGACTTAATCGATGACTTCGAAGCGGTTCCAGAATACAGTAATGACCGTACTTTCTTTTTCTCCTGTGAGTTGAATAAGACAGGCATCAAAAAACTGAAGCTTACGCCATTAATCATCAAGGATTTTCAGGTTAATATTGCAGCTAATGGAGAATATGATTCTACCCTCCAACACATGCAGCAATTATCTGCAGATTTCGGAACACGAATAAGTTCAAATGGGGAAATTGCGATTAATTAA
- a CDS encoding formate--tetrahydrofolate ligase: METDIQISRSTPLKSIYAIAEQINIDEDNIIPYGKYKAKVALSEIDEERVKRANLILVTAITPNKAGVGKTVTSVGLSLGLSKLGKNAVVALREPSLGPCFGMKGGAAGGGFSQVLPMEDINLHFTGDFHAITSANNMIAALLDNYQYQNRNTGNALAEIVWKRVLDINDRSLRQIISGLGSNGIPQETGFDITTASEIMALLCLASSLEDLENRVNSILLGYRRDKTPFYVKDLGVGSAITVLLKDALLPNLVQTTENTAAFIHGGPFANIAHGCNSVLATKMAMSHADYVVTEAGFGADLGAEKFLDIKCRIAGLKPKATVIAVTTLSLKLHGGQNEKELKQPNLQALKGGMPNLKRHVENMQNFGQNIVVALNQHNTDTEEEINYVKEWCKQNNVAFAVSNCFAYGGDGALELAAEVIKVIDEYDSTPINFTYDLHDDISIKIAKVASKIYRAASVKFSAKAQKKLTSIRNNGWNNLPVCIAKTQYSFADDPQMGPVPDNFVFEVQDLVVNTGAGFVVAIAGDIMRMPGLPKEPAALQIGLKNGFIEGLS; encoded by the coding sequence ATGGAAACAGATATTCAGATATCAAGGTCAACCCCATTAAAGAGTATTTATGCAATTGCCGAACAAATTAATATAGATGAGGATAACATAATACCTTATGGAAAATATAAGGCAAAGGTTGCTTTAAGTGAAATTGATGAAGAACGAGTTAAACGAGCTAATCTAATTTTGGTAACTGCAATCACTCCCAATAAAGCAGGGGTAGGAAAAACAGTGACTTCAGTGGGTTTATCATTAGGTCTTAGTAAGCTTGGTAAAAATGCAGTGGTTGCACTTCGAGAACCCTCTTTAGGTCCTTGTTTCGGAATGAAAGGAGGTGCTGCAGGTGGTGGTTTTTCACAGGTATTACCGATGGAAGATATTAACCTGCACTTTACCGGAGATTTTCATGCGATCACTTCGGCGAATAATATGATTGCGGCCCTGTTGGATAATTACCAGTACCAAAACCGTAATACAGGTAATGCACTTGCAGAGATCGTCTGGAAACGCGTTTTAGATATTAATGACCGGTCATTGCGTCAAATCATATCTGGATTGGGTAGCAATGGAATTCCTCAGGAAACTGGTTTTGACATTACAACGGCTTCTGAAATTATGGCTTTACTCTGTTTAGCATCAAGTCTTGAAGACCTGGAAAACCGGGTTAATTCTATTTTGTTAGGTTACAGGAGAGATAAAACGCCATTCTATGTAAAAGATCTTGGAGTTGGCAGCGCCATAACTGTTTTATTGAAAGATGCGTTGCTTCCTAACTTGGTTCAGACTACCGAAAATACCGCTGCTTTTATTCACGGTGGACCATTTGCAAACATTGCTCATGGATGTAACTCTGTTCTGGCCACAAAAATGGCTATGAGTCATGCCGATTATGTGGTAACAGAAGCTGGTTTCGGAGCTGATCTGGGGGCTGAAAAATTCCTGGATATTAAATGCCGAATTGCCGGACTAAAGCCTAAAGCAACCGTGATTGCAGTAACAACACTTTCATTGAAGCTACATGGTGGTCAAAATGAAAAAGAATTGAAGCAACCTAATTTGCAAGCTTTAAAAGGTGGAATGCCAAATCTTAAACGCCATGTTGAAAACATGCAGAATTTTGGACAGAACATTGTTGTAGCGCTGAACCAGCACAATACTGATACCGAAGAGGAAATAAATTATGTAAAGGAATGGTGTAAACAGAACAATGTAGCCTTTGCAGTAAGTAATTGTTTTGCTTATGGTGGTGATGGAGCACTTGAATTAGCTGCTGAGGTGATTAAAGTGATCGATGAGTATGATTCAACGCCAATTAATTTTACTTACGATCTGCATGACGATATTTCTATTAAAATAGCAAAAGTAGCATCTAAAATATATCGGGCTGCCAGTGTAAAGTTTAGTGCAAAGGCTCAGAAAAAATTAACTTCAATTCGCAATAACGGATGGAACAATTTGCCTGTTTGTATTGCGAAAACACAATATTCGTTTGCCGATGATCCACAAATGGGTCCGGTACCTGATAACTTTGTTTTTGAGGTACAAGATCTGGTGGTTAACACAGGAGCCGGTTTTGTTGTGGCTATTGCCGGAGATATTATGCGTATGCCTGGTTTGCCAAAAGAACCTGCAGCTCTGCAAATCGGTTTAAAAAATGGGTTTATTGAAGGGCTAAGTTAA